The Shewanella japonica genome has a window encoding:
- a CDS encoding AraC family transcriptional regulator produces MQQESGYKANMMVGDQCYPAFELRNLLNFIETHLGESVANEIYQQLGLGPSELSAMQFVYVWQVEFAMEQLRTLSPDHEIGARLGASYQVSTLDVLLPFFDQFTTLGECLTFVIKNPDLAGSFSDTLIRVEDSTLWVRWLNTGKVSADKFSFQFQHSVCALLGAARQLVKASVNIDEIHFASSPHATVFLSQITGAQMTFDCDFFEWGINLDVLKTPLDYQFDQLSQIAVPDGISFIDEVLTHIRTCMPTPPKLEPFASTMHMSDRSLRRKLSAAGTTYQKLVDQVRCQAAINLILADELPIEEIAETLGYGDVSHFRQSFKHWLGYPPGHFLRLNQLHME; encoded by the coding sequence ATGCAACAAGAGTCAGGATATAAAGCCAATATGATGGTGGGTGACCAATGTTATCCCGCTTTTGAATTGAGAAATTTACTGAACTTTATTGAAACTCACCTCGGTGAGAGTGTTGCTAATGAAATATACCAGCAACTGGGCTTAGGGCCATCGGAACTCAGCGCTATGCAGTTTGTTTATGTATGGCAAGTTGAGTTTGCGATGGAGCAATTACGCACTTTAAGCCCAGATCATGAAATCGGCGCTAGACTAGGGGCAAGTTACCAAGTTTCAACGCTCGATGTATTACTTCCTTTCTTTGACCAGTTCACTACCTTGGGTGAATGCTTAACGTTTGTCATTAAAAACCCTGATCTTGCTGGCAGTTTCTCCGATACACTTATACGAGTAGAAGACTCAACACTTTGGGTACGCTGGCTTAACACGGGGAAAGTCTCTGCAGATAAATTTTCTTTTCAGTTTCAACATAGCGTATGTGCGTTACTGGGTGCTGCAAGGCAACTCGTTAAAGCGTCAGTAAATATTGACGAAATTCATTTTGCCTCTTCGCCACATGCCACAGTTTTTTTAAGCCAAATTACTGGGGCCCAAATGACGTTTGATTGTGATTTTTTTGAATGGGGGATCAATCTTGATGTGTTGAAAACGCCGCTTGATTATCAATTTGACCAACTTTCTCAAATAGCGGTACCTGATGGTATTTCTTTCATTGACGAGGTGTTAACTCATATACGAACTTGTATGCCGACCCCTCCCAAATTAGAACCCTTTGCGTCAACCATGCATATGAGTGATCGAAGCCTAAGGCGAAAGCTATCCGCTGCTGGCACGACATATCAAAAGTTAGTCGATCAAGTGAGATGCCAAGCAGCAATTAACCTTATTTTAGCTGATGAACTGCCTATTGAAGAAATTGCTGAAACCCTTGGTTATGGCGATGTTAGTCATTTTAGGCAGAGTTTTAAGCATTGGTTAGGTTATCCTCCTGGACATTTTTTAAGGCTTAACCAGTTACACATGGAGTAA
- a CDS encoding SO2930 family diheme c-type cytochrome, with amino-acid sequence MTAFTLIACGGSNSSDTDISSTTPSLPDSTPTTPAQPDDSDDVCLQTSTEVNWAALMAKDCPQLSDYGLFTDPSIPTQSPTEPGIAYQLSTELFSNYASKYRFLFLPDNQQLTYMPEQVFDLPIGSVLVKTFALPFDTQATGEDNEKLIETRLLIHRETGWTALAYQWQADDKAELIIAGAKVAHTLNNQGESISFDYAIPSKVECKICHQTTHLDTSIIRPIGLKAHLLNREIATQTGIQNQLILWVEKELLSSMPALATVDKSYPLHDSSASLTNRAKGYLDINCAHCHHEGGFASISGLRLNYNVDHTSFEYGVCKQPPGWDGGPNGLAYDIVPGNGERSIVHYRQRLNAPKDRMPPIGREIIHTEGTELIKRWIDSMSPTIGLCE; translated from the coding sequence ATGACCGCTTTCACATTAATTGCATGTGGCGGCTCAAACTCAAGTGACACAGATATCAGCTCAACAACCCCATCACTCCCAGATTCAACACCAACGACTCCCGCTCAACCAGATGATTCTGATGATGTGTGTTTGCAAACCAGTACTGAGGTCAATTGGGCGGCGTTAATGGCTAAAGACTGCCCTCAATTAAGTGATTACGGCTTGTTTACCGACCCCAGTATCCCCACTCAATCACCGACAGAACCTGGAATAGCATATCAATTATCAACGGAATTATTCTCCAATTATGCCAGTAAATACCGTTTCCTATTCTTACCTGACAACCAGCAATTAACTTACATGCCAGAGCAGGTTTTTGATTTGCCAATAGGCAGCGTGTTAGTTAAAACATTCGCTTTGCCTTTTGATACACAAGCAACAGGCGAAGATAACGAAAAGTTAATCGAAACAAGACTATTAATCCATCGAGAAACAGGCTGGACTGCCCTTGCTTACCAATGGCAGGCAGATGACAAAGCCGAATTAATAATTGCAGGTGCTAAAGTGGCACATACGCTTAATAATCAAGGCGAGTCCATTAGCTTTGACTACGCTATCCCCAGTAAAGTTGAGTGTAAAATTTGTCATCAAACAACACATTTGGACACCAGTATTATTCGTCCTATCGGTCTTAAAGCTCACTTACTCAACCGAGAAATAGCAACACAAACGGGTATACAAAATCAATTAATCTTATGGGTTGAAAAAGAGTTACTCAGCAGTATGCCGGCACTCGCCACAGTCGATAAGTCATACCCTTTGCATGATAGTTCCGCCTCTTTAACAAATCGTGCCAAAGGTTATTTAGATATCAATTGTGCTCATTGTCATCACGAGGGCGGCTTTGCCAGTATTTCTGGTTTAAGACTGAATTATAACGTCGACCATACCTCATTCGAATACGGTGTATGTAAGCAACCTCCAGGCTGGGATGGTGGGCCAAATGGTTTGGCTTACGATATTGTTCCCGGAAATGGAGAGCGCTCAATTGTTCATTATCGCCAGCGCTTAAATGCGCCAAAAGATAGGATGCCACCAATAGGGCGAGAAATCATTCATACCGAGGGAACAGAGTTAATCAAACGTTGGATAGACAGTATGTCACCGACCATTGGTCTTTGTGAGTAA
- a CDS encoding ComEA family DNA-binding protein has protein sequence MKHSFLVGVVCACALSVMYQSPLHAKQVDSTAKQVAAQHDTVKQTSSKMAKVNINKASAAELQQLKGIGESKAKAIVDYRAKNGKFSNLNQLTQVAGIGDKLVEQNAKQISF, from the coding sequence ATGAAACACTCATTTTTAGTGGGCGTTGTATGCGCCTGCGCACTTTCTGTGATGTACCAATCCCCCTTACATGCAAAGCAAGTGGATAGCACTGCTAAACAGGTTGCCGCTCAACATGACACTGTTAAGCAGACTAGCTCAAAAATGGCTAAGGTTAATATTAATAAAGCCAGCGCGGCTGAATTACAGCAGTTGAAAGGGATTGGCGAATCTAAGGCAAAGGCCATTGTCGATTACCGTGCTAAAAATGGTAAGTTCAGTAATCTTAATCAATTGACTCAAGTAGCGGGTATTGGTGACAAGCTGGTGGAACAAAATGCGAAACAAATCAGTTTTTAA
- a CDS encoding DUF3083 family protein has protein sequence MSVSRQKKVYLPTATRKNQYITVGFTLTDELLASYSDLTNCYQEFSKLVFQVADKYELFNVHVVASDKLPMVRFHSEAYCLTTEEQLRFFYNPAHHEANRLHTLPGYRAKKLKVVFLATGTELRSHSAEFHAKVQQFLAEIKPLLPVQGVPTKIRDHQHISYDFFAKAKGLKESYAYKLRAVDSRYKRRECNLPESVSALNYVTVSLPMGRRIKKQLAAENATSFGEKYQRVADHFIKATSENKLNRVAMVANGKVPLVRNSKYEQLNSTAEFQMVGFDPSNAAPDPICHWDDTKLAEAIRFVIVAAKEDQKDEGYGRFMNQVQDAIRQFTNQFDMDKEHIDVIVRFHQHLSYKA, from the coding sequence ATGTCCGTCAGTCGTCAAAAGAAAGTGTATTTACCGACCGCCACCCGTAAAAATCAATATATTACTGTTGGCTTTACCCTAACTGATGAATTATTAGCGTCATATAGTGATTTAACTAATTGCTATCAAGAGTTTAGTAAATTGGTTTTTCAAGTCGCTGATAAATATGAACTGTTTAATGTTCATGTGGTTGCAAGCGATAAACTCCCTATGGTGCGTTTTCACAGTGAGGCTTATTGCTTAACAACAGAAGAGCAATTACGCTTTTTCTACAACCCTGCACATCATGAAGCAAATCGTCTTCATACTTTGCCTGGTTACCGAGCTAAAAAGCTAAAAGTGGTTTTTCTTGCAACAGGTACCGAATTACGAAGTCATTCAGCTGAGTTTCACGCTAAAGTTCAGCAGTTTTTAGCTGAGATCAAGCCACTATTACCAGTTCAAGGTGTACCAACAAAAATACGAGACCACCAGCACATCTCTTATGACTTTTTTGCCAAAGCAAAAGGCTTAAAAGAATCCTATGCTTACAAACTACGTGCTGTAGATAGTCGCTATAAACGCCGTGAGTGTAACCTACCTGAGTCGGTTAGTGCGCTTAACTACGTCACGGTCAGCTTACCAATGGGACGTCGAATCAAAAAGCAATTAGCAGCAGAAAATGCGACTAGCTTTGGTGAAAAATATCAACGTGTTGCTGACCACTTCATCAAAGCAACCAGCGAAAATAAATTAAACCGTGTTGCCATGGTCGCTAATGGTAAAGTGCCTCTCGTCAGAAACAGTAAATACGAGCAGCTAAACAGCACTGCAGAATTCCAAATGGTTGGCTTTGACCCAAGTAATGCAGCACCAGACCCTATTTGCCATTGGGATGACACTAAGCTTGCTGAAGCTATCCGCTTTGTTATTGTCGCAGCTAAAGAAGACCAAAAAGATGAAGGCTATGGCCGCTTTATGAATCAAGTTCAAGATGCGATTCGTCAGTTCACCAATCAATTTGATATGGATAAAGAACACATTGATGTGATTGTTCGCTTCCATCAGCATTTAAGTTATAAAGCGTAA
- a CDS encoding YciK family oxidoreductase — translation MLEYQAKKDLLKNKTILVTGAGAGIGRVAAINFAKHGATVILLGKTVKKLEAVYDEIEQAGYPKPAIVPLDLKGAAEQNYKDMADTIAEQFGHLDGVLHNASLLGALGPFEHIDLASLEDVMKINVISQVIMTKALLPIMRSAPSASLVFTSSSVGRKGRAYWGPYAFSKFATEGMMEVLAHECEGTNVRVNSINPGATRTEMRAKAYPGEDPLTLKTAQDIMPVYLYLMGDDAKNVNGQQLNAQ, via the coding sequence ATGTTGGAATATCAAGCTAAAAAAGATTTACTAAAAAATAAAACAATTCTTGTTACTGGCGCTGGTGCTGGGATAGGTCGTGTTGCAGCAATTAATTTTGCAAAACATGGTGCTACTGTCATATTACTAGGTAAAACAGTCAAAAAATTAGAAGCCGTTTATGATGAAATAGAACAAGCTGGTTATCCAAAACCTGCCATCGTCCCTTTAGACTTAAAAGGAGCCGCAGAGCAAAACTATAAAGATATGGCTGATACCATCGCTGAACAATTTGGTCACCTTGATGGCGTACTACATAATGCCAGCTTACTGGGCGCTTTAGGTCCGTTTGAGCACATTGACTTAGCGTCTCTTGAAGATGTGATGAAAATTAACGTTATATCTCAAGTAATTATGACTAAAGCATTACTGCCAATTATGCGCTCTGCCCCTTCTGCTTCATTGGTGTTTACTTCTAGTAGTGTTGGCCGTAAAGGGCGAGCTTATTGGGGGCCATATGCTTTTTCAAAATTTGCTACTGAAGGCATGATGGAAGTTTTAGCACATGAGTGTGAAGGCACCAATGTTCGTGTTAATAGTATTAACCCAGGTGCAACTCGCACAGAAATGAGAGCAAAAGCTTATCCTGGGGAAGATCCATTAACCTTAAAAACAGCTCAAGACATCATGCCAGTATATTTATATTTAATGGGCGATGATGCAAAGAATGTTAATGGTCAGCAGCTTAACGCTCAATAA
- a CDS encoding VolA/Pla-1 family phospholipase, whose amino-acid sequence MKRLILGVAIASALGLSGCSEDSTNEAKDSVEPLIPFSQMVFDPAAGEVPLPNDLLFNGTTDGTLAIPGEDGIDYVDPTLALGALDGWSTTSPISITVDLATDNSGEMLTIDAASVFQAGAVRLFEATVGGALSTDPECSDALTLSACKIGAELQFGVDFIAQASGNTIAIVPLKALKPNQSYIYATTDLIQDSAGRSIEPSSTYTLLKLDIDTKPLETDEQLLLQGLVNSYEKGLAAEHGVDAETVSYSGLFTTQSVADVYETTKLLMASSDPYKPAFVQPPMPMDNGIGGVVTVAQAAGLTVEDGLAYVVSDIAEIYTAVVRMPIYGDCSSASCTIPIVDGAPTAPNGRWHAYGDSPVSVLLALDSGSMSVANFSSQAVAQGVDPAAALQNPALMAGKIWKLDDGTDADPTKHLTKFNPIPAIMGYEDVTVQITLPNAAKLAAFSAQAGLPFAAPTNGWPTVMALHGLGGTKQMALAYAGTYAAAGVATIAIDMPLHGDRSYDATGNGVYDISATSELFGPQYANGNPLVFVNVASTLTVRDNFRQATLDHLSLRLLLTGMYTEIAQAGGQQVFDISKISAQGLSLGGIVGTTLSTYASTGLVDPTTGAELPNAYGINAASLVAPAGGLAGSFAGSATFGPVLFDTVTGTEAFMELVEEANEAGYEPGTPEYEALVQAVYSAFIPTFAFAVQTAVDSADPLNHAAALADTQLPVHLIEVAGDGAGNLPDQVLPNMVEGFPLSGTEPLISGLGLGCVSSTNAGSGVVRFAKGHHSSLVSPDEIDGVTDGMAALATVEMQSQVAAFAKTAGLGAATILVDNPDVLVPCS is encoded by the coding sequence ATGAAAAGACTCATATTGGGTGTTGCTATTGCATCTGCTCTTGGGCTCAGCGGCTGTAGTGAAGATAGTACAAATGAAGCAAAAGATTCTGTCGAGCCACTCATTCCATTCTCGCAAATGGTATTTGATCCTGCAGCAGGTGAAGTGCCATTACCAAATGACCTTTTATTTAACGGTACAACAGATGGTACGTTAGCGATTCCTGGTGAAGACGGTATTGACTATGTTGACCCAACTCTTGCCTTAGGTGCATTAGATGGTTGGTCTACAACATCTCCAATTTCAATCACAGTTGATCTTGCGACTGATAATTCAGGTGAGATGTTAACAATCGATGCCGCTTCTGTTTTCCAAGCTGGCGCTGTGCGCCTATTTGAAGCAACTGTTGGTGGTGCATTATCAACTGATCCAGAGTGTTCAGATGCGTTAACACTTTCAGCATGTAAGATTGGCGCAGAACTTCAGTTTGGCGTTGACTTCATCGCGCAAGCTTCAGGTAACACAATTGCCATTGTGCCGCTTAAAGCCTTAAAACCTAATCAATCATATATTTATGCAACGACGGATCTTATTCAAGATTCTGCAGGTCGTTCTATTGAGCCATCGAGTACTTATACATTACTTAAACTCGATATTGACACTAAGCCGTTAGAAACTGATGAGCAACTTTTACTTCAAGGTTTAGTGAATAGCTACGAGAAAGGGTTAGCTGCTGAACACGGTGTAGATGCTGAAACTGTTTCTTATTCAGGTTTATTCACTACGCAGTCTGTTGCAGATGTTTACGAGACAACTAAATTGTTAATGGCTTCAAGCGATCCATACAAGCCTGCATTTGTTCAGCCTCCAATGCCAATGGATAACGGAATCGGTGGTGTGGTTACTGTGGCGCAAGCGGCAGGTTTAACGGTTGAAGATGGCCTTGCTTATGTCGTTTCTGACATAGCAGAAATTTATACTGCAGTAGTTCGTATGCCTATTTACGGTGATTGTTCTTCTGCTAGTTGTACAATTCCGATTGTTGATGGTGCACCGACAGCGCCAAATGGTCGTTGGCATGCTTATGGTGATAGTCCTGTTTCAGTATTATTAGCACTTGATTCTGGCTCAATGAGTGTTGCTAACTTTAGTTCTCAAGCTGTCGCTCAAGGCGTTGACCCAGCTGCTGCGCTGCAAAATCCTGCGCTTATGGCAGGTAAAATTTGGAAGTTAGACGACGGTACTGATGCCGATCCAACTAAACATTTAACCAAGTTTAACCCTATCCCAGCGATAATGGGCTATGAAGACGTTACAGTTCAGATCACCTTACCAAATGCGGCTAAATTGGCGGCATTTAGTGCACAAGCTGGATTACCTTTTGCTGCACCGACGAATGGTTGGCCAACGGTTATGGCTTTACATGGTCTTGGTGGAACTAAGCAAATGGCATTAGCGTACGCTGGTACTTATGCTGCAGCTGGTGTTGCGACGATTGCGATTGATATGCCACTTCATGGCGATCGCTCATACGATGCAACAGGTAATGGCGTTTATGACATCTCGGCAACGAGCGAGTTGTTTGGTCCTCAGTATGCCAACGGTAACCCATTAGTTTTTGTCAATGTGGCGAGTACGCTTACTGTGCGTGATAACTTCCGTCAAGCAACCCTTGATCATTTAAGTTTACGTCTACTGTTAACAGGTATGTATACAGAAATTGCTCAAGCGGGTGGTCAGCAAGTATTTGATATCAGTAAAATCAGTGCTCAAGGCTTAAGCTTAGGTGGCATTGTAGGTACGACGTTATCAACGTACGCTTCAACTGGTTTAGTTGACCCTACAACGGGTGCTGAATTACCTAATGCTTATGGTATTAATGCGGCATCATTAGTGGCACCAGCAGGTGGTCTAGCAGGTTCATTTGCTGGTTCAGCTACTTTTGGACCAGTATTATTTGATACTGTGACAGGTACTGAAGCATTCATGGAGTTAGTTGAAGAAGCTAATGAAGCGGGCTACGAGCCTGGTACACCTGAGTATGAAGCACTAGTTCAAGCCGTTTACTCTGCCTTCATTCCAACATTCGCTTTCGCAGTACAAACGGCGGTTGACTCAGCAGACCCATTAAACCATGCAGCAGCACTTGCTGATACACAATTACCTGTGCACCTTATTGAAGTCGCAGGAGATGGTGCGGGTAACTTACCTGATCAAGTATTACCTAATATGGTTGAAGGTTTCCCATTATCAGGTACTGAGCCGTTAATCTCTGGTTTAGGTCTAGGTTGTGTCAGTTCAACTAATGCAGGTTCTGGTGTTGTTCGTTTCGCTAAAGGTCATCACAGCTCGCTAGTGAGCCCTGATGAAATTGATGGCGTTACTGATGGCATGGCTGCACTAGCAACAGTTGAAATGCAATCTCAAGTTGCTGCTTTTGCCAAGACTGCAGGCTTAGGGGCTGCGACGATTCTTGTTGATAATCCTGATGTGCTTGTACCTTGTAGCTAA
- the sohB gene encoding protease SohB, translating to MEFLSEYGMFLAKAVTIVVAILAVVIVVLASSMKQKADKGELKLTNMTDELKQLEKELKEELLSKKQYKAYEKQLKADEKAAEKDETTPSKVFVIDFKGSIDAGEVASLREEITAILTIAEKDDQVLVNVESGGGMVHGYGLASSQLDRLKQANIPLTICIDKVAASGGYMMACVADKVYAAPFAIVGSIGVVAQLPNFSRLLKKHDIDYEQHTAGDFKRTLTVFGENTDEGREKFQEELEETHVLFKEFVSKYRPEMDIAKVATGEHWYGQQAIELGLIDAISTSDDVILSLVKEHQVIKIKYQMKKKLADKIAHGASLSVDGVINRLMERESTIK from the coding sequence TTGGAGTTTTTATCTGAGTACGGCATGTTTCTCGCTAAAGCCGTCACTATCGTTGTCGCCATCCTTGCAGTTGTCATTGTTGTTTTAGCTAGCAGCATGAAACAAAAAGCAGACAAAGGTGAGCTTAAGTTAACGAACATGACTGATGAGCTTAAACAGCTAGAAAAAGAGTTAAAGGAAGAACTGCTCTCTAAAAAACAATACAAGGCTTACGAAAAGCAATTAAAAGCTGACGAAAAAGCGGCTGAAAAAGATGAAACAACGCCGTCAAAGGTGTTTGTCATCGACTTTAAAGGCAGCATTGATGCTGGGGAAGTTGCTTCTTTACGTGAGGAAATCACTGCGATTTTAACCATAGCAGAAAAAGATGACCAAGTATTAGTGAATGTCGAAAGTGGCGGTGGCATGGTCCATGGCTATGGGTTGGCATCAAGTCAGCTAGATAGATTAAAACAAGCCAATATTCCACTGACAATTTGTATTGATAAAGTGGCTGCCAGTGGTGGTTACATGATGGCATGTGTCGCAGATAAAGTTTATGCCGCTCCTTTTGCTATCGTTGGTTCTATTGGCGTTGTTGCGCAATTACCCAACTTTAGTCGTTTACTTAAAAAACATGATATCGACTATGAGCAGCATACAGCAGGTGACTTCAAACGCACATTAACTGTGTTTGGTGAGAATACAGATGAGGGTCGCGAGAAGTTTCAAGAAGAGCTTGAAGAAACCCATGTTTTATTCAAAGAGTTTGTGAGCAAATATCGCCCCGAAATGGATATTGCTAAGGTCGCAACTGGTGAGCATTGGTATGGTCAGCAAGCTATTGAGCTAGGGTTAATTGATGCTATTTCTACCAGTGATGACGTTATTTTGAGTTTAGTTAAAGAGCATCAAGTTATTAAAATTAAATATCAAATGAAGAAAAAGCTTGCTGATAAAATCGCACATGGAGCGTCATTATCGGTTGATGGTGTTATTAATCGTTTGATGGAACGCGAAAGCACAATTAAATAA
- a CDS encoding parallel beta-helix domain-containing protein: MFNKKMPWLVPTLVATAVTLNLSGCGSDDEPTVTETPPVVQPPAETGPTFPEGAIMVEAGDNLTISIQEALINAQSNDVIVLPKGNFKIESTLLFDGDVDGDGSFAKNITIMGYGQDETVLDFSEANSGDGIFVQNAINIIIQDLSVNEAKNNGIKLKNTNGIILRRLATVWEGELDEGNGAYGLYPVECENILIEDTYVRGSADAGIYVGQSQYIVVRRNIAKENVAGIEIENSKYADVYDNEAMGNTGGILVFDLPINNHRYGSSVRIFNNKVYDNNTLNFANASSNPAGVHIVPPGTGVIVLSTDDVEIFNNEITNHDTVGLTISSFFIAEPDISTFVGNYGQPGQAIDDGWRPTPRNISIHDNVITDYGQKPKGYLIEDIIKAYVLTHGALPGILYDGLGEMLSNNGTAAYLGLQETPFNPDGSDNVCAQKNGDVSLGRLFANSNTDMNIADVLYEKTQTDLMNCAQVSLPVHTVTFGDEIFGCGVDDDTEGCDGGNLIGGGGSIGEGEGGLEGDGDLSLCTASGDNVSWDALLKANCPKLSDYNLFADMTNPTASPNSNGLPYDLNTPLFTDHATKYRFVYLPDGTKADYTENESLDFPVGTVISKTFALPQNTNNRGFANEDVIETRLLIHRETGWSALPYAWKADKSDAMLAKAGAIQGKQVTHNGEMLNFDYVVPSMNQCKQCHQFKPDADSNAVFMPIGPKARHLNRDYAYSDGVMNQLSKWQAAGILQGVPNLADVDKVPEYQDGDELNIASMSDTELMAAAKGYLDINCAHCHRPEGNASNTGLKLEYWRSYDDDAGFSHGTCKSPVAYGGGSLGYDVVPGKPEESILHFRMETNDPGDRMPEIGRSLSHDEGVALISEWIKRLPAASCS, from the coding sequence ATGTTCAACAAGAAAATGCCTTGGCTGGTACCTACCCTTGTAGCAACAGCCGTTACGCTAAACCTAAGTGGTTGCGGTTCAGATGATGAACCAACCGTTACCGAAACCCCACCCGTAGTTCAGCCACCAGCAGAAACTGGCCCCACTTTCCCAGAAGGGGCAATAATGGTTGAAGCAGGTGATAATCTCACCATCAGTATTCAAGAAGCCTTAATTAATGCCCAGAGTAACGATGTCATTGTCCTTCCAAAAGGTAATTTTAAAATAGAATCAACATTATTGTTTGATGGTGATGTCGACGGCGATGGCAGTTTTGCTAAAAACATTACCATCATGGGCTATGGGCAAGACGAAACCGTTTTAGATTTTTCAGAAGCCAATTCGGGTGATGGCATATTCGTTCAAAATGCCATCAACATCATTATTCAAGACTTATCAGTAAATGAAGCAAAAAATAACGGTATTAAACTCAAAAATACCAACGGCATTATTTTACGTCGCCTTGCAACCGTATGGGAAGGTGAGTTAGATGAGGGAAATGGTGCTTATGGCCTTTACCCTGTAGAGTGTGAAAACATTTTAATCGAAGACACTTATGTACGAGGTAGTGCCGATGCCGGTATTTATGTCGGGCAATCACAGTACATCGTTGTCCGTCGAAACATAGCAAAAGAAAACGTTGCCGGTATTGAAATTGAAAACTCAAAATATGCTGATGTTTATGACAATGAAGCTATGGGCAACACAGGCGGTATTTTAGTATTTGACCTACCAATTAATAACCACCGCTATGGGTCAAGTGTTCGTATTTTTAACAACAAAGTATACGATAACAATACCTTAAACTTTGCTAATGCATCCTCTAATCCAGCTGGTGTTCATATCGTACCACCCGGCACAGGGGTGATTGTGTTGTCCACCGATGATGTCGAAATTTTCAATAACGAAATCACTAACCACGACACTGTTGGTCTCACCATTTCAAGCTTTTTCATTGCCGAGCCCGATATCAGTACCTTTGTCGGAAATTACGGTCAACCGGGCCAAGCCATTGATGATGGTTGGCGCCCTACTCCTCGAAATATTTCAATCCATGACAATGTCATCACAGATTATGGCCAAAAACCAAAAGGTTATTTAATTGAAGACATTATCAAAGCTTATGTACTAACCCATGGCGCATTACCGGGTATTTTATATGATGGTTTGGGTGAAATGTTGTCAAATAATGGCACCGCTGCATACCTAGGGCTACAAGAAACGCCATTCAACCCTGATGGAAGCGATAATGTCTGTGCCCAAAAAAATGGTGATGTAAGTTTAGGACGGTTATTTGCCAATAGTAATACAGACATGAACATCGCTGACGTCTTATATGAAAAAACACAAACTGACTTAATGAATTGTGCCCAAGTCAGCCTACCGGTTCACACTGTGACTTTCGGCGATGAAATATTTGGTTGTGGTGTGGATGATGATACTGAAGGCTGTGATGGCGGAAATCTTATCGGTGGAGGCGGCTCTATTGGCGAAGGTGAAGGTGGTCTTGAAGGCGATGGGGATCTGAGCCTATGTACTGCATCTGGTGATAACGTCAGCTGGGATGCTTTACTAAAAGCTAACTGCCCTAAGTTATCGGACTACAACTTATTTGCTGATATGACCAACCCAACAGCGTCGCCAAACTCGAACGGTTTACCGTACGATCTTAACACGCCTTTATTTACTGACCATGCCACTAAATATCGCTTTGTATATTTACCTGATGGCACCAAAGCCGATTACACAGAGAATGAGTCTTTAGACTTCCCTGTAGGGACAGTCATCAGTAAAACGTTTGCCTTACCGCAAAACACCAATAACCGCGGCTTTGCGAATGAAGATGTGATCGAAACCCGTTTGCTTATCCATCGCGAAACAGGTTGGAGCGCCCTACCTTATGCATGGAAAGCCGATAAATCTGATGCCATGTTGGCAAAAGCTGGTGCTATCCAAGGTAAGCAAGTCACGCATAATGGAGAAATGTTAAACTTTGATTATGTAGTACCAAGCATGAATCAATGTAAGCAATGCCACCAATTCAAACCAGATGCCGACAGTAATGCGGTATTCATGCCTATTGGTCCAAAAGCTCGTCACTTAAATCGTGATTATGCCTACAGTGATGGCGTCATGAACCAACTATCTAAATGGCAAGCAGCAGGAATATTGCAAGGGGTACCTAACTTAGCCGATGTAGATAAAGTTCCAGAATATCAAGATGGCGATGAATTAAATATTGCATCAATGTCAGATACTGAACTCATGGCAGCAGCTAAAGGTTACTTAGACATTAACTGTGCGCATTGTCATCGCCCCGAAGGTAATGCATCTAATACAGGTCTTAAATTAGAGTATTGGAGAAGTTATGACGATGACGCAGGTTTCTCGCACGGCACGTGTAAGTCTCCTGTTGCCTATGGCGGTGGCAGTTTAGGCTATGATGTTGTGCCAGGTAAGCCTGAAGAGAGTATCTTGCACTTCCGTATGGAGACCAATGACCCAGGTGATAGAATGCCAGAAATTGGTCGTAGCTTGTCCCATGATGAAGGTGTGGCACTTATTAGCGAATGGATCAAGCGACTACCTGCTGCGTCTTGTTCTTAG